The Rhodamnia argentea isolate NSW1041297 chromosome 7, ASM2092103v1, whole genome shotgun sequence genome contains the following window.
ATCTCCAACAATTTCATCTTTTTCAGCTGCAAGAATGAGGGTTGCAGCAAACGAGAAGGCTGAAGCGGAGAAAATTCTGCAAATCAAGAGAGCTGAAGGCGAGGCCGAGTCCAAGTACCTTTCTGGGCTGGGTATTGCTCGCCAGCGTCAGGCCATTGTGGATGGTTTAAGGGATAGTGTCCTTGGCTTCTCAGAGAATGTCCCGGGAACAACTGCAAAGGATGTCATGGACATGGTTCTCGTGACTCAATACTTTGACACCATGAAGGAAATCGGCGCGGCATCAAAATCTTCTGCCGTGTTCATTCCCCATGGTCCCGGTGCAATCCGTGATGTGGCCACCCAGATCCGTGATGGTCTTCTCCAAGCGTCGACACAGTGATTGTGATAGTATAAGTCTGTTTTGGCCTCTAAATAATTGAGATATGAACTGTTCTGTCTCAGCCAGTGTAGATATTTGCTTCAGAGTGCTAGAAACTACCATGTTTATAGGATGATCTATGCTTTTACATTTGGTTCTTATATCTGAGAATTTGGTACTGCAAATATGCATCTTAATCTATGATCTACTTAAGATGTTAGCTcttccatttccctttttttcagtCAATAGTAAGATATCTTAAACCTTACGCAGTTGCTTTGTGATATGCTCCAACAGATAAGGTCCATTTTGTTGTGAAAAGCCAATTCACGCAATGCTATTTTCAGAAGATAATTAGTGATCAGGGTAGAACTGTTCAAACTGGTCTCATTACATCTTCTAgtacttcttcaagaaaattttcctctGAAGAGTCTTAAATGGTGGTTTACATTGTGTCCTCGCTGCGTGTTTGTAACTATTTTCGATGCTATGCTTGTGCTCCTGAGCCTGATCCGTCGTAAACCTATACCGTTCATTGAGTGCATTTGGTTTCTTAaagttcctttcttttgaaaatttgatccGGGAAGATGAGACTTGATGGACTTGTTTTCGCCCTGAAAGTAACGATGAACAGGGCAACTAAATGAATGGTCATTATTTCATGTTCTTGAGGGTGCTCTTATTGCCGACTACATCTGAGACATATAACCTCCGGATAGTAAATCATTCAAGTGCTTTCTCATGGCCACCCAGATTGAGTTTACACGATACCCAGACCCCGAGAGAGAATGCTAAAGCAGCCGTAATGAGAACTCCCCGGTTCCTGTTAAGCATCTTCATTGCGCTGCTGAAGATGCTCCTCTCTTCTCCCCATTTCTCGATGATCTCATTGCTGTAGCGACATTCTCCACTAGGTTTTCTCCCTCTTGCTTCGCTCTCGGGTGGCTTGTGGGCTTCGTCATGGCTTTCTTTGTTCGAGTCTTGCTCATGGTGCACGGTCTCTTCCTTCTCCACCACGGTTGTAGCTCGCTTAGGCACCGTCACGGTGAGAATTCCATCTTCAATTCTTCCGCTCGTGTTAAGGATGTCCAAGTTCTCCGGAACTTTGAAGGTTTCTTCGAAGAAAATGTATTTGTTGTCTTTCACCAGTCTTTCCCCGCTGACCGTTATGTGATCGGTGCTATCGGTCTGAATCTTGATGTCATCTTTCTTGAAATCTACAATTTCTCGAGTGGGGGAGGAAAATCAGATCAGAACCCAGCATCATCAGTGTAGGCTTGGAGGGAAATTCTAACAGCTCACGAGGATCATTTTAGATGTAATTTCTCAAAGTCTTCTTCTACATAAAGTAGTTATGGGAGACTGATTAGAACATGAACTTCGTGATCTCCTCTTATTTTTCACTTCTTACGTGGGAAGGAAGAGAGCGAAAAATCATAGCACTCCCAGAATAATGTTGCCGCGAACAGCTCTAAGAatattttcaatgaaagcaGGAATGGTCGGCACTTTGCCGAAACTGAACTCATCATGTCGAAACATGGTGTTTCACTGCATACAAAATGGTTAAAGAAATCATCATCACACAGTTTCCGTACCAGGAAGATCAACAAGGAGGTAATGGCAATTCGAGTCCTCGACCCACTCGGAAGAAGGTTTGAACTCTTCAACCGTATGGTCTTTGGAGCGCGTTCTGGCTGCAATACTCGCCATTTTTTCCCGAAGTTTTTTGAGATTAACTCGAGCTTCTCCGTGTTATCTAATGGTGTTATGCCGAGTTCATTTATAGCAGTAGATTGCTGTTGGAAGATATAGTGTTCTGGATGCGTAGAAATACAGAGATAGATTTCCTTGTAAGATTAGATAATCttttattccaaacctattcatCTAACCCTAAGAACAGATGTGTCAAACTCAAGCAAAGGGACGATTCTTTGCTTTCCTTGTGAAGAAGTACAAGCGTGCATAAACTCGCGTCGGGCTACCTTTGATCCCGCTTGATCGAACCAAAGAAAGATAGGACGAAAAATCAATGTGAACTCAAAACGAATGTTTGTAATTATCCATGGATAGAAAGAATGACCGAGAAACATCGCGCATTTGCGACTTGATATTGAATTGGAACATCCTAAGAGATCCCAGGTGTAGTTTTCAGtgaaaagttgttttttttttccttctgactttttgtcctttttctttgaccaaCTATATTCTTTCTATTTGAAGCAATATTGCactgcaaaattaaaataatatctaGATTCGGGCATGTTGATAGATATTGCACTTTATTCAGTCTCAACACATTATTAGGTCTTCACAATCTATGCTTTGCCTATGTTTATCCGACTCTAAATCAACAGTTTATCAAACAGTAAAttggatatgacaaaatccttAAATTTCTTATCATATTCTATCTAGTCTTGTCATTACTAGAAATCCGCACAACCATACGCAACctcacttcttttcttttttcgctctTTTGGTGCATGATTAAGCGTCACGGGAGACTTAGATAGGTTCATGGGCTGGAAATCTGGGAAACAATCGAGTTGTTTACGGTTCGATTGCTCGATTGAGCCTTGAGCTTACTAGTTTTAATTGGGAACTCAACCGACTAGGCCGATTTACGTGTAGAATCGGTCTTGATCAGGGCATTAACTTTTTCCTAAAAGGTTTTGCAAATAACAAGTGAACAACTTgtagtgaaaaaggaaaaaaaggcaaaatttcaaagaagggcccgaagtcctttcattttctcaaataaaggtcccaagtgaactatgtttcaaataagaacttgaagtaCTATCATTTTTTCAAACTAGGGCATGAAATGAACGTTATTTctaataagggcctgaaatggccatgaaatctcaaaaaatggcttgatttcaagggcatttcggtctttttccttatttgattttttattagatttttcttttttctaattccttaaaaatatttaagaaatacGGGTTGGGTATGGGTTTGTTCAACCACGTAAATTTGCATTGCAAAgttatcttctttttatgtGCAAACTTCCATCAGCATCTAAATTTTATTCTAGAGGATTTTGCTATAGTGCACAAATGCACCCGTGATCATCTTACTGGGAAACAAAAACATGTTTAAATTAGCACGTCGCTCTTTAAATATCCTGTGCTCAAACCATCATGAAAACTACATTTTCGGAATTAAACTAGCTTTCATGTTTTTATCTAGAAGTATTAGTACGGGTTTATTAATGTTAACTAATTTGTGAATTTAGAGTTGAATGTTGATGAATTAGTCAGTTTCCTTTTCTAGTTTCAGTTTTGTCACATCTTGTCACTTGTTAACAGTGGCATGTAAATGCTTGAATGGGCA
Protein-coding sequences here:
- the LOC115734918 gene encoding 22.7 kDa class IV heat shock protein-like — protein: MASIAARTRSKDHTVEEFKPSSEWVEDSNCHYLLVDLPDFKKDDIKIQTDSTDHITVSGERLVKDNKYIFFEETFKVPENLDILNTSGRIEDGILTVTVPKRATTVVEKEETVHHEQDSNKESHDEAHKPPESEARGRKPSGECRYSNEIIEKWGEERSIFSSAMKMLNRNRGVLITAALAFSLGVWVSCKLNLGGHEKALE